In Clupea harengus chromosome 25, Ch_v2.0.2, whole genome shotgun sequence, one genomic interval encodes:
- the LOC122128853 gene encoding laminin subunit gamma-2-like → MRSVGIFLCMVFISYPVDGTYRFERGAHCQCNGKALYCVRDTQGLLCVKCQGNTEGRQCELCKEGYYHQRADQSCISCNCNPTGSQGSPCDSEGRCRCKEGFKGEKCDRCANGAPISATGCAPLK, encoded by the exons ATGAGGAGTGTTGGGATTTTTCTCTGCATGGTATTTATCTCTTACCCTGTTGATGGAACATATCGATTCGAAC gaGGAGCTCACTGCCAGTGCAACGGGAAAGCGCTGTACTGTGTCAGGGATACTCAGGGCTTGCTCTGCGTGAAGTGCCAAGGAAACACAGAAGGCCGGCAATGTGAACTCTGCAAGGAGGGATACTACCACCAGAGGGCAGACCAGAGCTGTATCTCCTGCAACTGCAACCCTACAG GTTCCCAGGGTTCCCCTTGTGACAGCGAGGGCCGCTGTCGTTGCAAAGAGGGCTTTAAGGGGGAGAAGTGTGACCGCTGTGCTAACGGTGCTCCAATCTCAGCCACAGGCTGCGCACCTCTCAAGTAA